A single region of the Solwaraspora sp. WMMD791 genome encodes:
- a CDS encoding class F sortase, with protein MAARRTPSQDRLYGALVSVLAQIGTAGTTAHTVTPRVSTYGRPRPALDADCPAPLPAVPGTARGIARAPVRGVAAVPASQPTGLPGRSRAADRSAPARRRGSGGHRGWPWGRRRDRSGVGQVAGAAGRARAGTPRFSPVALALIVVGVFVAGFGFERVTGTPLARWLPGADRHVSPEHPPMAASDPVSLTIPSLRLQAAVHDVGLADDGTIAVPELNRHNEAGWYVASPTPGENGPAVIVGHVDTTTGPSVFYQASTLQPGAKIQIRRMDGSVAVFEVNSVERFDKSSLPAERVYADYSRPGLRLITCGGQWVGGSTGYADNVVVFASLVDAEGG; from the coding sequence ATGGCCGCCCGTCGCACACCGTCGCAGGACCGGCTGTACGGCGCTCTGGTGTCGGTACTGGCCCAGATCGGCACAGCCGGGACCACCGCGCACACGGTCACGCCACGGGTGAGCACCTACGGCCGGCCCAGGCCGGCCCTGGACGCCGACTGCCCGGCGCCACTGCCGGCCGTCCCGGGTACCGCCCGGGGCATCGCCCGGGCCCCGGTGCGCGGGGTGGCCGCCGTACCCGCCTCGCAGCCCACCGGGCTGCCGGGCCGCTCCCGGGCGGCCGACCGGTCCGCACCGGCCCGGCGGCGCGGCTCCGGCGGGCACCGGGGCTGGCCGTGGGGCCGCCGGCGTGATCGGTCCGGTGTCGGACAGGTCGCGGGTGCCGCCGGGCGGGCCCGAGCGGGTACGCCCCGGTTCAGCCCGGTGGCCCTGGCGCTGATCGTCGTCGGCGTGTTCGTCGCCGGGTTCGGCTTCGAACGGGTCACCGGCACCCCGCTGGCGCGGTGGCTGCCGGGCGCGGACCGCCACGTCAGCCCGGAACACCCGCCGATGGCGGCCAGTGACCCGGTCAGCCTGACCATTCCGTCGCTGCGGCTGCAGGCGGCGGTGCACGACGTCGGGTTGGCCGACGACGGCACGATCGCCGTACCGGAGCTGAACCGGCACAACGAGGCCGGCTGGTACGTGGCGAGCCCGACCCCGGGCGAGAACGGCCCGGCGGTGATCGTCGGGCACGTGGACACCACCACCGGGCCGTCGGTGTTCTACCAGGCGAGCACGCTGCAGCCGGGTGCGAAGATCCAGATCCGGCGGATGGACGGCTCGGTGGCGGTCTTCGAGGTCAACTCGGTGGAACGGTTCGACAAGTCGTCGCTTCCGGCCGAACGGGTGTACGCCGACTACAGCCGCCCCGGCCTGCGCCTGATCACCTGCGGCGGCCAGTGGGTGGGCGGCTCCACCGGATACGCGGACAACGTGGTCGTCTTCGCCTCCCTGGTCGATGCCGAGGGCGGTTGA
- a CDS encoding HNH endonuclease, producing MPDIRPTVGSGSLVLNATYEPLCVVSVRRAAILVLSAKAVCVADGEGMLHSARQRLPVPSVVRLTRYVRVPYRTHVGLSRRAIFARDGGRCGYCRGPAETIDHVFPRSRGGRHVWENVVAACARCNHTKGDRTPAELGWRLQTAPAAPKGTAWRVLGHRAPDPRWADWLDLPEAEAAA from the coding sequence ATGCCTGACATACGACCCACGGTGGGCTCCGGTTCGTTGGTGCTCAATGCCACGTACGAGCCGCTGTGTGTCGTATCGGTGCGTCGGGCCGCCATTCTCGTGCTCTCCGCGAAGGCGGTCTGCGTCGCCGATGGCGAGGGCATGCTGCACAGCGCCCGGCAGCGTCTGCCGGTGCCCTCCGTGGTGCGCCTGACCCGCTACGTCCGGGTGCCGTACCGCACGCATGTCGGCCTCTCCCGGCGGGCCATCTTCGCCCGCGACGGCGGGCGCTGCGGCTACTGCCGGGGCCCGGCCGAGACCATCGACCACGTCTTTCCGCGCAGTCGCGGCGGTCGGCACGTCTGGGAGAACGTCGTCGCCGCCTGTGCCCGCTGCAACCACACCAAGGGTGACCGGACGCCAGCGGAGCTGGGCTGGCGGCTGCAGACCGCGCCGGCGGCGCCGAAGGGTACGGCCTGGCGGGTGCTCGGACACCGGGCACCCGATCCACGCTGGGCCGACTGGCTGGACCTGCCCGAGGCCGAAGCCGCCGCCTGA
- a CDS encoding mechanosensitive ion channel family protein has product MTVQLLPPADVAGPLAWSAQESPAPTVSPECPQDDPVCNQVFDWTGLPWLAEGSFWLLVKPIRILLIVIAAVVLRYLLHRAIQRLVTSTSTVSGPAILRPLRERVPPVGPVAMPERRRQRAEAIGSVLRSMVSAVVFSLAVLLILGELSFNLAPLLASAGIAGIALGFGAQALVKDLLSGLFMLLEDQYGVGDTVDLGEATGVVEAVGLRITTVRDARGVLWYIRNGEIIRVGNKSQGWAMVVVDMPIGFADPEQATAVLRTAALGVAADGEFADHFVEPPDVLGVEQITIDGAVIRTVAKTTAEGQFTVGRQLRRQLAAALQTSGISAQIAAGRMFVARGSAGEQEGGIAGTAT; this is encoded by the coding sequence ATGACCGTGCAGCTGCTACCACCCGCTGACGTCGCCGGGCCACTGGCCTGGTCGGCGCAGGAGTCACCCGCTCCGACCGTGAGCCCGGAGTGCCCGCAGGACGATCCGGTCTGCAACCAGGTGTTCGACTGGACCGGCCTGCCCTGGCTGGCCGAGGGCAGTTTCTGGCTGCTGGTCAAGCCGATCCGGATCCTGTTGATCGTGATCGCCGCCGTGGTGCTGCGGTACCTGCTGCACCGGGCCATCCAGCGGTTGGTGACGAGCACCTCGACCGTGTCCGGCCCGGCGATCCTGCGGCCGCTGCGCGAGCGGGTACCACCGGTCGGGCCGGTGGCGATGCCGGAGCGACGGCGCCAGCGGGCCGAGGCGATCGGGTCGGTGCTGCGCAGCATGGTCAGCGCGGTGGTGTTCTCCCTCGCTGTCCTGCTGATCCTCGGCGAGCTGAGCTTCAACCTCGCCCCGCTACTGGCCAGCGCCGGCATCGCCGGCATCGCGTTGGGCTTCGGGGCGCAGGCGCTGGTGAAGGATCTGCTCTCCGGCCTGTTCATGCTGTTGGAGGATCAGTACGGCGTGGGTGACACGGTCGACCTCGGCGAGGCGACCGGCGTGGTGGAGGCGGTCGGCCTGCGGATCACCACGGTTCGCGACGCCCGTGGTGTCCTCTGGTACATCCGCAACGGGGAGATCATCCGGGTCGGCAACAAGAGCCAGGGCTGGGCGATGGTCGTGGTCGACATGCCGATCGGCTTCGCCGACCCGGAGCAGGCCACCGCGGTACTGCGTACCGCCGCTCTGGGGGTGGCCGCCGACGGCGAGTTCGCCGACCATTTCGTGGAGCCGCCCGACGTACTCGGCGTGGAACAGATCACGATCGACGGCGCGGTGATCCGTACGGTCGCCAAGACCACGGCGGAGGGTCAGTTCACTGTGGGTAGGCAGTTGCGCCGCCAGCTGGCCGCCGCGTTGCAGACCTCCGGGATCTCGGCGCAGATCGCCGCCGGGCGGATGTTCGTCGCCCGGGGGTCGGCCGGTGAGCAGGAGGGCGGAATCGCGGGCACGGCGACCTGA